The genome window TTTCGGCGACAGGTTTACGGCAGGCCGAGGATGAGGCGATCGGGCCGGTTGTGCAGCGCCAGGCCGAGGCGGGATTCAAGGTCGCGACCGACGGCGAGCTTCGTCGGGCATGGTGGCATCTCGACTTCTGGGAATCACTCGAGGGCTTGGATGTGGTCGACGCCGAATCCGGCATCGCCTTCCAGGGCGTGTCGACGCGGCCGAAAACGATGCGGCTGACGGGGCCCATCGCCTTCCCCTCCGACCATCCGTTCCTCGCCGATTTCGCCGCGCTGAAAGACGATGCGATCGCAGTCGGACTCGAGCCCAAGATCACCATCCCGTCTCCGACCGTCCTGGACTTCCGTCTCGACAACGAGCGCATTGACCATGACGCGTACGCCGATCGTGACGCGATGATCGACGACCTGGTGCAGGCCTATCGGGACGCGCTCGCGTCGCTGTACGCGAGCGGCGCCCGGTACATCCAACTGGACGACACCGCCTGGGGTTACCTCTGCTCCGATGTCGAACTGGAGAAGGCGCGCGCGCGGGGAATTATCACGGACGGCATCGCGGAGCGGTACGCCATTCTCATCAATCGCGTGCTTGAGGGACGACCGTCCGACCTGACCGTGACCACTCACGTTTGTCGAGGCAACTTCCGCTCGACATGGATCTCCTCCGGCGGCTATGAGCCGGTCGCTGAGCAGTTACTCGGAGGGACGG of Leifsonia shinshuensis contains these proteins:
- a CDS encoding 5-methyltetrahydropteroyltriglutamate--homocysteine S-methyltransferase, translating into MTHRAPYRADVVGSLLRPSTVKKARLDYAAGTISATGLRQAEDEAIGPVVQRQAEAGFKVATDGELRRAWWHLDFWESLEGLDVVDAESGIAFQGVSTRPKTMRLTGPIAFPSDHPFLADFAALKDDAIAVGLEPKITIPSPTVLDFRLDNERIDHDAYADRDAMIDDLVQAYRDALASLYASGARYIQLDDTAWGYLCSDVELEKARARGIITDGIAERYAILINRVLEGRPSDLTVTTHVCRGNFRSTWISSGGYEPVAEQLLGGTDYDGYFLEYDSDRAGGFEPLRFLPQGDKRVVLGLITSKSGELEPREAVIARIDEAARYAPLDQLALSSQCGFASTEEGNLLTEDEQWRKLESVVSIADEVWPD